From a single Collimonas pratensis genomic region:
- a CDS encoding TetR/AcrR family transcriptional regulator yields MRKLPIQERAQRTIETIFETTAQILESEGEAGLTTNKVAEKAGFSIGTLYQYFPSKDAILTALIARERRRVMDELDALMESAETQIDQLDPKAFLRQFIRINIEGLGSGRSAKRAMIRFAWQHDHHEDITQALRETAERIAISMQRIHHPNLRPPTPAMMFVVTRAVIGAIRSASLEKSPLLGSVEFEDELVQLAWGMLARPAEF; encoded by the coding sequence ATGCGAAAATTGCCGATCCAGGAGCGGGCGCAACGCACCATAGAAACCATTTTCGAGACGACTGCTCAGATTCTGGAAAGCGAAGGCGAGGCTGGCCTGACCACCAACAAAGTGGCGGAAAAGGCTGGTTTTTCGATCGGCACCCTGTACCAGTATTTCCCCAGCAAAGACGCCATCCTGACGGCCTTGATCGCGCGCGAGCGGCGGCGCGTGATGGACGAGCTGGATGCCTTGATGGAAAGCGCCGAAACCCAGATCGACCAGCTCGATCCGAAAGCCTTCCTGCGCCAGTTCATCCGCATCAATATAGAAGGACTGGGCAGCGGCCGCAGCGCCAAGCGGGCGATGATCCGCTTCGCCTGGCAGCACGATCACCACGAAGACATCACCCAGGCCCTGCGCGAGACGGCGGAGCGGATTGCCATCAGCATGCAGCGCATCCATCATCCCAACCTGCGGCCGCCGACGCCGGCCATGATGTTCGTGGTGACGCGCGCCGTGATCGGCGCCATCCGCAGCGCTTCGCTGGAGAAGTCGCCGCTGCTGGGCAGCGTCGAATTTGAAGATGAGCTGGTGCAGCTGGCGTGGGGCATGCTGGCAAGGCCGGCCGAGTTTTGA
- a CDS encoding PepSY-associated TM helix domain-containing protein, whose amino-acid sequence MPSISTQTLPDDSSSVASRNYRILWRWHFYAGLFVMPFLMVLAITGAIYVFKPQIENLLYGDMLHVAANSQPRLAYGKLLGIAAGALPADAAPTSVSVSADPSRSTEAVFRLPSGDSTSVYLDPYSGRLLGMLSVEHRLMKQVRQLHRDLLLGRWGGWLMELAACWTLVMLGTGIALWWPRKQFAVWGTLLPRLGLRGRAVWRELHLVAGIWVSIGALFFILSGLPWSSFWGKNFQALVTWAGASQPKAVAKAPPAHEHDMSAMADMPAMKMQELPLANVPWAMGATTVPQSHQTPQQALDIDQVVEIAARSGMATYQLALPAKSSGVFTASYAPGAGEFVRSDLDRQRTLHIDQYSGKIVKDLRFADYNPVSKLVTLGVALHMGEYFGLANQLLCAAISLALLGMALSGFVMWWLRRPQNSVGAPKRVLQPPPSITRWKGYLALLGILFPLMGASMLAVWLGDTLLFRKRT is encoded by the coding sequence ATGCCATCCATTTCTACCCAGACGCTGCCAGACGACAGCAGTTCAGTCGCGTCGCGCAACTACCGCATCCTGTGGCGCTGGCATTTCTATGCCGGCCTGTTCGTCATGCCCTTCCTGATGGTGCTGGCGATCACCGGCGCTATCTATGTCTTCAAACCGCAGATCGAAAACCTCCTGTATGGCGATATGCTGCACGTCGCCGCCAACAGCCAGCCAAGACTGGCCTACGGCAAGCTGCTCGGCATTGCCGCCGGCGCCCTGCCCGCAGATGCCGCGCCAACTTCGGTATCAGTCAGCGCGGATCCATCGCGCAGCACGGAAGCGGTATTCCGCCTGCCGTCGGGCGACAGCACCAGCGTCTATCTCGATCCGTACAGCGGCCGGCTGCTGGGCATGCTCAGCGTCGAGCATCGCTTGATGAAGCAGGTGCGGCAGCTCCATCGCGATCTGCTGCTGGGGCGCTGGGGCGGCTGGCTGATGGAGCTGGCCGCCTGCTGGACCCTGGTCATGCTAGGCACCGGCATCGCACTCTGGTGGCCGCGCAAACAGTTTGCCGTCTGGGGCACGCTGCTGCCGCGTCTCGGCCTGCGCGGCCGCGCCGTCTGGCGCGAACTGCATCTGGTGGCCGGCATCTGGGTGTCGATAGGCGCCCTGTTTTTCATCCTGAGCGGCTTGCCCTGGTCCAGCTTCTGGGGCAAGAACTTCCAGGCCCTGGTGACTTGGGCCGGCGCCAGTCAGCCGAAAGCAGTGGCCAAAGCGCCGCCGGCGCATGAACATGACATGTCCGCCATGGCTGACATGCCCGCGATGAAGATGCAGGAGCTGCCCCTGGCGAACGTTCCCTGGGCGATGGGAGCAACGACAGTACCGCAGTCGCACCAGACGCCACAACAAGCGCTGGACATCGATCAGGTAGTGGAAATCGCCGCACGCAGCGGCATGGCGACTTACCAGCTGGCGCTACCGGCCAAGAGCTCCGGCGTATTCACCGCCTCGTATGCGCCAGGCGCCGGAGAATTCGTGCGTTCCGACCTGGACCGCCAGCGCACCCTGCATATCGATCAGTACAGCGGCAAGATCGTCAAGGACCTGCGTTTTGCCGACTACAATCCGGTCTCGAAACTGGTGACGCTAGGGGTGGCGCTACACATGGGGGAATATTTCGGCCTCGCCAACCAGCTGCTGTGCGCAGCGATTTCGCTGGCCTTGCTGGGCATGGCGCTCAGCGGCTTCGTGATGTGGTGGCTGCGCCGTCCGCAAAATTCAGTCGGCGCGCCCAAGCGCGTATTGCAGCCACCGCCATCCATCACGCGCTGGAAAGGCTATCTGGCGCTGCTCGGCATCCTGTTTCCGCTGATGGGTGCGAGCATGCTTGCAGTGTGGCTGGGCGATACGTTGCTTTTCAGGAAGCGTACCTGA
- the mnmH gene encoding tRNA 2-selenouridine(34) synthase MnmH, whose product MKYPALLSFEEVFPQIRQFDTIIDARTPSEFAEDRIPGAINCPVLSDDERVQVGTLYKQVNAFEAKKLGAVLVARNIAQHIETLFIGKPREWTPLIYCWRGGNRSGAMAHIMAKIGWPVVQLEGGYKEFRRYVIGSLEQLPQQFSYKVICGPTGSGKSRLLQVLQQQGAQVLDLEQIAAHRGSVLGNLPQEAQPSQKAFESRIWDKLQYFDVRYPVFVESESKKIGNLRVPEALMEQIRKSFCIALALPRAERVKLLLEDYSHFVADPALLNTQLACLAYLHGREKVGEWQQMASAGQIEPLVDELLLKHYDPAYAQSIKRNFGQFSTAQILDLADISAEAFLQAAKQLHQDR is encoded by the coding sequence ATGAAATACCCAGCATTACTATCGTTTGAAGAAGTGTTCCCCCAGATCAGGCAGTTCGACACCATCATCGATGCCCGCACGCCGTCCGAGTTTGCCGAAGACCGGATTCCAGGCGCCATCAATTGTCCTGTGCTGAGCGATGACGAGCGGGTGCAGGTCGGCACCTTGTACAAGCAGGTCAACGCATTTGAAGCCAAGAAGCTGGGCGCGGTGCTGGTGGCCCGCAATATCGCGCAGCACATCGAAACCCTGTTCATCGGCAAGCCGCGCGAATGGACACCGCTGATCTATTGCTGGCGTGGCGGCAACCGCAGCGGCGCGATGGCGCATATCATGGCGAAAATCGGCTGGCCGGTGGTCCAGCTGGAGGGCGGCTACAAGGAATTCCGCCGCTATGTGATCGGCAGCCTGGAGCAGTTGCCTCAGCAGTTCAGCTACAAGGTGATTTGTGGACCGACCGGCAGCGGCAAGAGTCGTTTGCTGCAGGTGCTGCAGCAGCAAGGCGCACAAGTGCTCGACCTGGAACAGATCGCCGCCCATCGCGGCTCGGTGCTGGGCAATCTGCCGCAGGAGGCGCAACCATCGCAAAAGGCCTTTGAAAGCAGGATCTGGGACAAGCTGCAATACTTCGATGTGCGCTATCCGGTATTTGTCGAATCGGAAAGCAAGAAGATCGGTAATCTGCGGGTGCCGGAGGCCCTGATGGAACAGATTCGCAAGTCCTTCTGCATCGCACTGGCGCTGCCGCGGGCCGAGCGGGTCAAGCTGCTGTTGGAGGATTATTCTCACTTTGTCGCCGATCCGGCCCTGCTGAATACGCAACTGGCTTGCCTGGCCTACCTGCATGGCCGCGAGAAGGTCGGCGAGTGGCAGCAAATGGCGTCGGCCGGACAGATCGAACCTCTGGTTGATGAGCTGTTGCTGAAGCACTATGATCCGGCTTATGCGCAATCGATCAAGCGCAATTTCGGCCAGTTCTCGACCGCGCAGATACTCGATCTCGCGGATATTTCAGCAGAGGCTTTTTTGCAGGCTGCCAAGCAGTTGCATCAAGACAGATAA
- a CDS encoding metal-dependent hydrolase, with protein MNTSSPLLVRKLLVDLSHGFPRHWLAGKAFRTQFFNALSMSFPVGEQEFIDSVREAALALPDGAEHAQLQATIRDFIGQEATHRRVHALYNAELEKQGLVNHWQYWAANLIELGRKRGVPPISKLAITAAFEHYTAVLADLTLRFPQVMQGADPMLQTLWRWHAVEETEHKAVAFDLYRTLNGSYQTRVRWYMFAMMRFTIMATRQTVNNLWHDRVLFKPSTWLDAASFFFGRHGLVWLSTRPLLGYLKRDFHPWQHDNRELAQQWLTANAAQYSIVRGLKGA; from the coding sequence GTGAATACATCCAGTCCCTTGTTGGTAAGAAAACTGCTGGTCGACCTGTCGCATGGCTTTCCCCGCCACTGGTTGGCCGGTAAAGCCTTCCGTACCCAGTTTTTCAATGCCTTGTCGATGAGCTTCCCGGTCGGCGAGCAGGAGTTCATCGATTCCGTGCGCGAAGCCGCGCTGGCCTTGCCTGACGGTGCCGAGCACGCGCAACTGCAGGCGACCATCCGCGACTTCATCGGCCAGGAAGCCACCCACCGCCGGGTCCATGCGCTGTATAACGCCGAGCTGGAAAAACAAGGCCTGGTCAATCATTGGCAATACTGGGCGGCCAACCTGATCGAACTGGGGCGCAAGCGCGGCGTGCCGCCCATCAGCAAGCTGGCGATCACCGCCGCCTTCGAGCACTATACCGCGGTGCTGGCCGACCTGACGCTGCGCTTTCCGCAAGTCATGCAAGGCGCCGATCCAATGCTGCAAACCCTGTGGCGCTGGCATGCGGTGGAAGAAACCGAGCACAAGGCGGTGGCCTTCGACCTCTACCGCACCCTGAACGGCAGCTACCAGACGCGGGTACGCTGGTATATGTTTGCCATGATGCGCTTCACCATCATGGCCACCAGGCAAACCGTCAACAACCTGTGGCACGACCGGGTTCTGTTCAAACCCAGCACCTGGCTCGATGCGGCCAGCTTCTTTTTCGGCCGCCACGGCCTGGTCTGGCTCAGCACCCGGCCTTTGCTCGGCTACCTGAAACGCGACTTCCATCCATGGCAGCATGACAACCGCGAACTGGCGCAACAATGGCTGACAGCCAATGCCGCGCAGTACAGCATTGTGCGCGGCTTGAAAGGCGCGTAG
- a CDS encoding DUF2242 domain-containing protein, producing the protein MSRMFRLSPALLPVLLAGAIAGCSSTKPTVYQGEEFSDTSTFSHDFATSSSATCEAARRTLLSQGYIIKQAKADLVDGHKHFQPDPDVHVEIEFHVVCAANDKNGKSTTLFVSATQDRYALKKTNNSASVGLSVLGSVSMPIGSTSDSLVKVASETIPAGLFYDRFFGLIEHYLGLDGGLPVVDFDDKPALPTKPAVKAEQE; encoded by the coding sequence ATGTCCAGGATGTTCCGCTTATCGCCTGCTCTGCTGCCGGTCTTGCTGGCCGGGGCCATTGCGGGCTGCTCGAGCACTAAGCCCACCGTCTACCAGGGCGAGGAATTCAGCGACACCAGCACGTTTTCCCACGATTTCGCCACGTCCAGCTCTGCTACCTGTGAAGCTGCGCGCCGCACTTTGCTGAGCCAAGGCTATATCATCAAGCAGGCCAAGGCTGACCTGGTGGACGGCCACAAGCATTTCCAGCCGGATCCGGACGTGCATGTCGAAATCGAATTCCATGTGGTGTGCGCAGCCAACGACAAGAATGGGAAAAGCACGACCTTGTTTGTCAGCGCGACCCAGGACCGCTACGCACTGAAGAAAACCAATAATTCCGCCAGCGTCGGCCTGAGCGTGCTGGGCTCGGTGTCGATGCCGATCGGCAGCACCTCCGATTCACTGGTCAAGGTCGCCAGCGAAACCATTCCCGCCGGGCTGTTCTACGACCGCTTCTTCGGCCTGATCGAGCATTACCTTGGCCTCGACGGCGGTTTGCCAGTGGTGGATTTCGACGACAAGCCGGCCTTGCCGACCAAACCGGCGGTAAAAGCCGAGCAGGAATAA
- the selD gene encoding selenide, water dikinase SelD, protein MSDLSASSIKLTSFSHGGGCGCKIAPGVLAQILKGSSGFPVPKELLVGIETADDAAVYLLNDEQALIATTDFFMPIVDDPFDFGRIAATNAISDVYAMGGTPIMALALVGMPINKLPLEVIASILKGGESVCAEAGIPIAGGHTIDSVEPIYGLVVLGLVHPSKIKRNAGAKAGDKLVLGKPIGVGVLSAALKKDALDAAGYAALIDNTTKLNKPGKLLSEMAAVHALTDVTGFGLLGHTLELARAASLSARLSMAAVPLLPGVQQLAEQGYVTGASPRNWDGYGHEVSLAASITSVQRGLLTDPQTSGGLLVSCDPGAVEEVLALFRREGFADAAVIGEMAAGVSGVEVLA, encoded by the coding sequence ATGTCCGATCTCTCCGCAAGCAGCATCAAACTTACTTCCTTTTCCCACGGCGGCGGCTGCGGCTGCAAGATCGCGCCCGGCGTGCTGGCGCAGATCCTCAAAGGTTCCAGCGGCTTTCCGGTGCCCAAGGAATTGCTGGTCGGGATAGAAACCGCCGACGATGCCGCGGTCTACCTGCTGAACGACGAGCAGGCGCTGATCGCCACCACCGATTTTTTCATGCCCATCGTCGACGATCCTTTCGACTTCGGCCGCATCGCCGCCACCAACGCCATTTCCGACGTGTACGCCATGGGCGGCACGCCGATCATGGCGCTGGCGCTGGTCGGCATGCCGATCAACAAATTGCCGCTGGAAGTAATCGCCAGCATCCTCAAGGGCGGCGAGTCGGTCTGCGCAGAAGCCGGAATCCCGATTGCCGGCGGCCATACCATCGACTCGGTCGAACCCATCTACGGCCTGGTGGTGCTGGGCTTGGTCCATCCTTCCAAGATCAAGCGCAATGCCGGCGCCAAGGCCGGCGACAAGCTGGTGCTGGGCAAGCCGATCGGCGTCGGCGTGCTGTCCGCCGCGCTGAAGAAAGATGCGCTGGACGCCGCCGGCTATGCGGCCCTGATAGACAACACCACCAAGCTCAACAAGCCAGGCAAGCTGCTGTCCGAGATGGCAGCGGTGCATGCGTTGACCGACGTCACCGGCTTCGGCCTGCTCGGCCATACACTGGAACTGGCGCGCGCGGCTAGCTTGAGCGCCCGCCTCAGCATGGCGGCGGTGCCCTTGCTGCCAGGCGTGCAGCAACTGGCGGAGCAGGGCTATGTCACCGGCGCCTCGCCGCGCAACTGGGATGGCTACGGCCATGAAGTGTCGCTGGCGGCATCCATCACCAGTGTCCAACGCGGCCTGCTGACCGATCCGCAAACTTCGGGCGGCTTGCTTGTTTCTTGCGACCCTGGCGCGGTGGAGGAGGTGCTGGCGCTGTTCCGGCGCGAAGGCTTCGCCGATGCTGCTGTCATCGGCGAGATGGCGGCAGGCGTTAGCGGTGTCGAAGTGCTTGCCTGA
- a CDS encoding autotransporter outer membrane beta-barrel domain-containing protein translates to MRISLPKSFRLSPMTRALTMATRAAALIGAGFIISAPAGAANFSQTVFFGDSLTDSGFFTGVGQQRSFTTNPDPVWALLLAQKYGTSANPAAILTPTGVQAAGGTDYAVGGARVTAQNGWPDAATAPLVPTVTSQVNGYLAANPRLDSKGLYAVWAGANDIFGYTSSNVAALLNPATQAATAAQVIQQVAGEATNVVGLVRQLQQAGAGTVIVVNLPDVGKTPQGSSIPALATLWSASSNSFNATLNTGLSGLGGNIVAINAYGLLREAIANPGLYGFTNVTTPACTTSSSSTCTTATLVAPNADQTYLFADGVHPTGAGHAILAQYVESVLQAPGQIGMLAEAPLAGAQSFTRAIDDRLRLTPRAGQVEAYAAYNNTHQSLDHNGNNPGLDGSANSLTVGVDYALNQNVTVGGAFSFAHNRANFGNDTGGFKLDQAMLSGYGQYRDGAWALNAIGMVGSLQYNDVTRNIVLGAATRSESGSANGHQFLFRVGGQYDFALGAATLSPVANLTWQQVNVGGYTENGNDSTAMNFQSQRRNSLVSSLGAQVTSKLTLGSYAVQPFAKLAWEKEFEDSERDVRANLVGMAGSFGLPAYQGPSNSARLELGASIALATDFTAYASYNGQFAGGNKTNSFQVGLKKAF, encoded by the coding sequence TTGCGTATTTCATTACCAAAATCATTCCGCCTGAGCCCAATGACGCGGGCCCTGACCATGGCCACCCGCGCCGCTGCACTGATCGGTGCCGGCTTCATTATCAGTGCCCCGGCTGGCGCGGCGAATTTTTCCCAGACCGTGTTCTTTGGCGATTCGCTAACCGACAGCGGCTTCTTTACCGGTGTCGGCCAGCAGCGCTCGTTTACCACCAATCCCGATCCGGTCTGGGCGTTGCTGCTGGCGCAAAAATACGGCACCAGCGCCAACCCCGCCGCGATCCTGACGCCGACTGGCGTGCAGGCGGCCGGCGGCACTGACTATGCGGTCGGCGGCGCCCGCGTCACGGCCCAGAACGGCTGGCCCGATGCGGCGACGGCGCCTTTGGTGCCGACCGTCACCAGCCAGGTCAACGGCTACCTGGCGGCGAATCCACGGCTCGACAGCAAAGGTCTGTATGCGGTCTGGGCCGGGGCCAATGATATTTTCGGCTACACCAGCAGTAACGTGGCCGCCTTGCTCAATCCGGCCACGCAAGCTGCGACCGCGGCCCAGGTGATCCAGCAGGTAGCCGGCGAAGCCACCAATGTGGTGGGGCTGGTGCGCCAGCTGCAGCAAGCAGGCGCCGGCACCGTGATTGTGGTCAACCTGCCGGATGTCGGCAAGACGCCGCAAGGGTCGAGTATTCCGGCGCTGGCCACTTTGTGGAGTGCATCCTCGAACAGCTTCAACGCTACGCTGAACACCGGTTTGAGCGGGTTGGGCGGCAACATCGTGGCGATCAATGCCTACGGTCTGTTGCGTGAAGCGATCGCCAATCCTGGCTTGTACGGTTTCACCAACGTCACGACGCCGGCCTGCACTACCTCGTCTTCCTCTACCTGCACCACCGCAACCCTGGTGGCGCCGAATGCAGACCAGACCTATTTGTTTGCCGACGGCGTCCATCCGACCGGCGCCGGCCATGCCATCCTGGCGCAATACGTTGAATCGGTATTGCAGGCGCCGGGCCAGATCGGCATGCTGGCGGAAGCGCCGCTGGCCGGCGCCCAAAGCTTCACCCGCGCCATCGACGACCGCCTGCGCCTGACGCCGCGCGCCGGCCAGGTGGAAGCCTATGCGGCCTATAACAACACCCATCAAAGCCTGGACCACAATGGCAACAATCCGGGCCTGGACGGTTCGGCCAACAGCCTGACGGTGGGCGTCGACTACGCTCTCAATCAGAATGTGACGGTCGGCGGCGCCTTCAGCTTTGCCCATAATCGGGCGAATTTCGGCAATGACACTGGCGGCTTCAAGCTGGACCAGGCGATGTTGTCTGGCTACGGGCAGTACCGCGACGGCGCCTGGGCCCTCAACGCCATCGGCATGGTCGGCTCGCTGCAATATAACGACGTTACCCGCAACATCGTGCTGGGCGCCGCCACCCGCAGCGAAAGCGGCAGCGCCAACGGCCATCAGTTCCTGTTCCGCGTCGGTGGGCAATATGACTTCGCGCTCGGCGCGGCGACGCTCAGCCCGGTCGCCAACCTGACCTGGCAACAGGTCAATGTCGGCGGCTATACGGAAAACGGCAACGACAGCACGGCCATGAACTTCCAGTCGCAGCGGCGCAATTCGCTGGTTTCCAGCTTGGGTGCGCAAGTCACCAGCAAACTGACGCTGGGCAGCTATGCGGTGCAGCCGTTTGCCAAGCTGGCCTGGGAAAAAGAGTTTGAAGACAGCGAGCGCGATGTCCGCGCCAACCTGGTTGGCATGGCCGGCAGCTTTGGCCTGCCTGCCTATCAGGGGCCAAGCAACAGCGCCAGGCTGGAACTCGGCGCCAGTATTGCGCTGGCGACGGATTTCACAGCCTACGCCAGCTATAACGGCCAGTTTGCCGGCGGTAACAAGACCAATTCCTTCCAGGTGGGCTTGAAAAAGGCGTTCTAA